The sequence below is a genomic window from Hyperolius riggenbachi isolate aHypRig1 chromosome 7, aHypRig1.pri, whole genome shotgun sequence.
gctctctttctccactttccaatgatatataaaccgccgccctacgccttttagttttcgctattttcacgatcaaaTTTGCCGCGGCCacgacttcgatcgcgaaaatagagaaaaggtgtcgtcagaaagaggagaaagagatctttaaaatgatatccatctttccatagttacattgtattacacagggcgactttttcctaaagtctgcagatgaatggagctgctgactttgagaaaaagtctccctgtgtaatacaatataactatggaaagatggatatcattttaaagctctctttctcctctttctgatgacacctaaatcgtaaccctatgccttttagttttctctattttcgcgatcgaattcgcggccgcggcaatttcgatcgcgaaaatagagaaaactaaaaggcgtagggtgacgatttaggtgtcatcagaaagaggagaaagagagctttaaaatgatatgcatctttccatagtttctgcactttaatttgtgtgtgttgggggagagAGGGTAAAGATTCCAGCACCTGTGatcaatttaaaaatgtaaatcatgGGTGAGGAGCAACTAAACTATTATTTttacatatgttttttttccggaatataagatgctctggactataagacatacctaggtttagaagacaaaaacaggaaataaaatatatactaaacctggtgtgtctatagtgcaggggcgtcttgtagACATTttccccccaagctgtctctgtctaagctacactgcccagtgcccagctacactaacccctgctgcttccCTAGCTAGACTAAGTACCCTACACTAACATTGTGCTACATTACACTAcattacactaacccctgatgcccccaccAGTATCTATACTACACAGTACACTAACCCTTGCTTTCCCcaccagtaacactacactacattaAACTAACCACCGCTTCCCCACCAGTATCACTACACTACACAGCATTAAACTAACCCCTGCTTCCCCCACCAgtatcactacactacactgacagcCCCTGTCTTGAATGTCCACAGAATCTGTTTATTGGCTTTTGTATAATGATAACATATATagtacacagaaaaaaaacaacaacaactcaACACAGATCCTGTCCATAATGCATCCAATCATCCCCTCTTCCACCTGGTCCACTTTCACTCTCAAGACCCAACTCCATATCATGACTTACATCAATTGACTACTCAGGTAGAGGGAAGCATTATACCACTTTCTTCAAGATATGTAAACTAGGGGTTCCACAATTTATCAAAGTTCTTTTTTCAGTTCCAAATAAGCTTTCCAAATAAGCTTTGTACATTTGTAAGGTGtcattaacagacttcatctaggTTGCTACAGTAGGTGGCTGTGAATCAATCCACTGTAAAATGAATGTTTTCCTTGCATAGAAACATAATATATATCCACAGAAGTATTTTATAAGTGGTAGAAAGAATGTCACCAACAGTTCTTAACAGAttggtcttaaggtggccattaagagTACAATCCCATGGCTGATTAATCATTTTTAGTAATCAATCAGAAATGATCTGCTATGCCCATTAACTGACAAATTCGAGCAACCGAGTttaatcagattaatggaattgatCCATTTTTTGGATTGATCCCATCGATCTAATTGGATTGGTTAGCGGGAATTCAGCAATTAATGGGTACAacagattggcctcaattcactaagcagtttagactagtcttctgatggtttggtcagttgcatcaaaggggaattcactattaccaaatgttttagacctgattttaaacctggtctaaaccatttggtaattaggtgggtaaagcaggggaaatattcaaaagatgcaattcacaaatgagtagctatgactgacatccttctcctttgaggAGCTCTACtgtggatacaattaaactcctgcataattcattcaaaggttccatcctcacgtctaaaatacctcacagaattcctttacctacagaaatcagcttgtctaatctctgtcagaaaaagtgggcgtggttactccttgtttgcctttgtgaattgtgtaattactgaatgttagaccaggtctaaaaacaagtctaaaacattacaccaaaccttcagtagactaaaaacaatctgtagactagtctaaactgcttagtgaattgaggccagtgtttcCAATGGATTACTGATTGTTCAGATTGTACCATTAATTACCCCCTTTAAGGGATAAGTCAATTGATCAGTGAAATGCCTTGCTCAGAACCTCACCCAACTGAGTCCAATAACGGTTCCATTTGTGACATGTCCAAAAATGGAATATAGTTACCCACAATAGCTGGACAACTTACTCTAAGGGAGGTATAGCAGACCCTGAATATAAAGTTTAACAATAACAGCCTATCTTTAGCTGGAATCAGTATTTCTCTGGTATCTTACAATTTGGTAGAACATCCTTCCTCCTCCAAATTAGGGATATCAAACTTCCATGAGTTATAGGTTTTGTTGACTTGGTCAGTAAATACTGTATATCCATCAGAGTAGTATAAATCTGGGAAAGGATGCTACTCACTGACTCTTGTATGAGAAGGGCTTCTAGAGGGTTTTATTCATAATCATATTTGAGAGTTTCGCAATCACTTTAGAAATATGACACCATAATCTTCACTGCAaactcctcaaaattgttaaaacTCATAAGTTATTTCCAAATTCCTAATTTTAACTTGGAAAAGCTGCAATCTGAGTagaaacttaaagggaccctgaagctacaaaaagtgcccctagccctaggtggtactcaccttgggagggggaagactctggatcctaaaaaggcttccctcgtcctcctcagcccattccagcactgggactCCCAAAAGAGAGCTTGTTGATACAAGCACAGTACCATGGACCTGCTTTGGCTTtcttaggaaaaaaaaagtcttgtctGCAACTGTGACGTAGAACCGACCcaattgggcttggctattttcACTGGAACCCGAGCGGGACAGTGCTAGTGCGCATGGACAGTAAAGCCACTCTtcgaggatgagggaagcctctttaaagggaacctgaactgatgtTAAAATTTCTGTACTTTCTGTAtttctgaacttacctggagtTCGTGAGGTCCCTTGACATTCTCTGGGTCCTCTCCAttctcccgctggcagctctgATACCTGTGCTGGAGTCATACATGACTGTGGATGCATGGCCCATCCACGTGCCCCTCCTTGATTGCGCTCCCATTGCCAGGAGgattctgtgcatgcgtggttcaTTCATTTGAGAACCATGTATGCACAGTACTCGAGACAGGCGCATTGATGGGCCACGCATGCTCACACGTGCACAACATCTCATCTCTACTTTGTATTATATGCTTTGTGTATTAATAGTAATTTTATATATGAATATATCTTTATTTTCTGTTCATAGATAAAGAAAAGAATTTTCAAGAACTTTTAGAACAGATGGACATGAAAAATCATTTGGCTTCAAAAGTGACCTTGAGTGACCTCCTATGTATCGGGTCAGAAAACATGAAAGATGTGGAGCTTAACAATTTCAAAGATATTCCTTGGCACTTCTTGAGAAACTTAATGGCTTTGAACAGGACTGCACTAAATACTCAACTCACGAAACCTCCCATTACTCAAGAATCAAATGTTGATGATATTCTTGCAATGTTCAAACCTGAACAAGACACACCAACTGCCTTTCACCCCCTGGatgtcctgtgtgtcctcctgcattGTTCAGACAGTTTCCTACAGCAAGAGATTGTAACAAAAATGGCCATGTGTCAGTTTGCTAtccctctgctgctgcctgctggagacAGGTCAAAATGCACCTTCATGCTGTGGGCAATGAGGGACATTGTGAAGAAGTGGAGACCTCAGTCATTAGTGGACAGTAAAGGATTCAGAGAAGATAATGTGGTAAATATTCCCATGCCAATCTTCTCGTTTGTCAGATTAGGGAAAACTAAATTATCCAAATCTAAAATCCTGAACCAGATTCTTAATCCAGCTCAGCAATACCACAACTTCTTTATTCATCATGACATGGAGGGAGGAAACATCAGTAGGAAAATATCTGACGGACTTGTAGAAATTTCCTGGTATTTTCCCTCTGGTAGTTCTGATGTTTTCCCAGAACCCATCACAGTGGCCAACCTACGTGGAGACCTGGAGACCAACTGGGAGCAGTTCATGTTTCTGACTCGAGTATCATCAGCCGTGTTTATATTTCTTGACAGCATTTCTGAGAAGGAATTCACAATGCTATCAACTTGCAGTAACACTGATACCCAGTTTTATTTCATAGTTACTCTAGAACCAGGCAAAAACAttaacacagagacacagacctTTCTAAAGCAGCTAGTGGAAACACTGACGATTGATATAAAACACATCGTGATCAAAGGAACATTGAATGATGCTGAATTTGTGAAACGGTTACAGGACATCCTCAAATGTTTTATAAGCAAAAAATCTCAACAATCATCATTGCAAATGGCGAAAAATCAAACACATGGGCTCCCGATTGATGTAGATGAGAACTTCCCCGAATGCCAGAAAGCAAGAGCATGTGCTTGTAACATTACCGCCGCAATAACTGACGTGGAAGAATATAAGAAAGGAGTGATGAAACTGCAGGGGGACCTATGGAAGCAACTAGCTAAAGTAGAAAAAGAACTCTGTAGAATGACAAAACAAGGAGACAAAGATGCACAGCAATATCAGGATGAGTTGAAGCGACAGCGTATTTCATTACATAAGGCACAGCACGAACATGAATTGCCAGAGGCTATAATGTTGTTTATTAATGGTATCACTCATTTGTCACCAGTGGAGAAGCAATATTTTCTTAAATGGATGAAACTAGAACTTGATGTCACTGCTAGGAAGAATCTTTCTGATTTACAAATTAAATATAAAGAGAAATATAAAAGCAGTTCAAATAATCCTGGGGAACTCAAGGAGGTAGACCAAAAAATCTCTGACAGCTCTTTGGGAATTGAACATTTTCTACGAGAATTGGGACAGTTTTACGAGGCTGAATGTTCTATGGTTAAAGAAAACATTATCACATCAGAGAGAGCACAGTTTATAGAACTTCCAGGGATTGCTGCTGACCTTCTACTGGATGGGTTTCCTCTTGAGCTAATTGATGGAGATGCCTCCAACATTCCTCTCAAATGGATAACCGATGTTCTCACTCAGCTGAACATGAAGACTGGATGTGTTCTCACTCAGCTGAACATGAAGGCTGGATGTGGAGGTATAACAGGAAGCAAAATTAGAGTAATAACGGTGCTGGGAGTGCAGAGTACAGGGAAATCCACCCTTCTGAACACCATGTTTGGTTTACAGTTCCCAGTGGCCAGTGGAAGATGCACAAGAGGTGCTTTTATGACTCTTCTTAAAGTGAAACATAATTTACAAGAGGAGATGGGCTGTGAGTTCGTTCTGGTGATTGACACAGAGGGGTTGAAAGCTCCTGAGTTGGCTTCCTTGGAAGACAGttatgaacatgacaatgagttggcTACATTGGTGGTTGGGCTGAGTGACATCACCATAGTCAatatttcaatggaaaacacaacagAAATGAAGGATATCCTACAGATTGTGGTCCATGCTTTTCTTCGGATGAAAGAAATAGGGAAGAGGCCAAACTGCCAGTTTGTACATCAGAATGTGAGCGATGTTTCTGCTCATGAAAAGAACATGAGAGACAGGAAGAAGCTTCTGGAACAGCTGGATGAAATGACCAAAGTGGCTGCAGAAATGGAGAAGAAAGGTGGAGTCATATCCTTTAATGACATTATGGATTATGATCTGGAGAAACACAGTTGGTACATTCCTGGCCTATGGCAGGGAGTCCCACCAATGGCACCAGTAAGCTCTGGTTACAGTGAAAGTGTCCATAAGCTAAAACAGTATTTATTTGAATTTCTGAAAACAAAGAGCAATCCAGGCACGATTGTTGACTTTATCAAATGGATAGAAAGCTTGTGGAGAGCCGTGAAAcatgaaaaattcatttttagCTTTCGAAACAGTCTTGTAGCTGATGCTTACAATAAGCTATCAATGCAGTTTTCTTTGTGGGAATGGGAATTCTCCAAAAAAGTCTACAACTATGTTATTAGCACAGAAACTAACATCAAGAATCAGCCAGTAGAGAGTCTGGATACAGAAACTACTGAACAATACACCATAGGCGTTCAACGGCTGATGtctgaggaggaaaaaaaaatgttggattTGTTAGAAAAATATTATGACAGCAAGTCTGATAATGTTCATCTTGTAGAAAAATATAGAGAAGATTTCAGAAGGAGCATACACTTCTTAAGAAAAGAACTTGAGAGAAACGCACTATACAAATGTAGCAAAGCAATTTCCATCCAGAGAGGGAAGATGGAGATCAAAAGCATCCAGAATCAATATCAAGAGCTGATAGAGGGAAAGATTAGCGATCTTCTGAAAACAAGAAAGAAGAGATCTAAACTGAATGTCAAGAAATTACAGGAGGAATTTGAAGCCATGTGGGAGAAGACACTACAAAATTTTAAGATAAAGAAGCTTGATAGACGAGATATCAATCAAGCAATTTTACAACAACTGAGTAATGATCTGACCAGTAGGGGACCTAATGTACATGAAACATTTATGGATGTACGCAATCTAGGGAGCCATGCACAATTAGCTTTTAAGATGCATGAAAAGTATATTGATGGCAGTTGGTGGAAGCGTTTCTTCGGCAGTCTAGGAATGCGTAATGAAGCATTTCTATCAGTAGAAAGTCTTGCTGTTTCACTGATAAATGAATGTGATAAGTATATTAAAGAAAAAGTTGATTCTGGAGAGGATTATGATAATAACTTCTGCCAAGAACTTCTGTTTATGATCAATAGGAGACTTGAAAGTGCCACCAAGCATCACATTTCAAGAGAATTTGAGCTTGATATTAAACTTATCATTCTTGGAAAGGCGACACAAATGTTCCAGAAAATGCATGATGCTTTCATCAAAAATAATGATCCAACAGCTTGTTTGGAAAGACTAAAACCTCAATATTTAGCAATATTTCTCAACATATTTCAAGAGAAAGATGAAAGTCGGAACAGAGCCAGACAATTCTGTCAACAATGTCTCACACCAGCAATTACCGATTATGTCTTCAAACATCTTGGGGAGAAGATTGTGGATGACATTTTAAATGGTTCTGAGAGTATCCTATTCAGTAGTCGCAGCTTTTTCCAGTGTCACATACTTGAACATTTACTGGAGAAAATGTCATTCCAAGACTATGTAAAATATATTGGTTCACATAGAACATTTTCAGAAACATGGATACTAGGCTACATCTCTAAAAAGTATGACGGTTCAGCATCTTTCGAAAAATTATGGAAGGATATTTTCTCCTCCATAAAAAAAGAAATTGAAGCTGTACTTAAAGATAAAACCTGTTTAAAAAGTCCTGATATATCATTATTTTTAGAAAAAATCTGTGAAATGTTGCAAACAAAATTAGTGATTTCCCAGAATGAAATGAAAGTGATCACTTTCCAAAACACGGCTGCAGTTGAGCAGTTTTCATCTGACATTCAGCACTCCCTTACACAGGTTGAACAACAAATACTAACAAATATGAGATCTTTAAAAATTGACTCCTTTCTttctaaagtgacactgaagcctcAGGATGAGCTGCTCAGGAAGGTTGTCGGATGTGGGAAGCAGTGTCCATTCTGCAAAGTTCCTTGTGAAGCTGGAGGTGGTGACCACAAAGAGCACTTTTCATCAATCCATAGATCCCAGGGATTGGGAAGATGTAGATGGGAAGGTGACGGAACTTTGACTGTGGATATATGTTCCACTCTTGTTGTTTCCAACAGCAGTTTCAAAAACTCACATACTAAAGGAAACTGGCACCCTCACAAAGACTATCGCACATATTATCCAGACTGGGCTATTCAGCCCGACCCCAGCATCGAGTCCTCCGACTACTGGAAATACATATTTGTACAGTTCAATCAACAGTTTGCACAAGAATATAATGCAAAACCAGCTAAACTTTCAGAAGAATGGAAAAAGATCACCAAAGATCAAGCTCGAGACAGCTTAAAGAAAGTGTTCAACATGAACTAGAACTGTTAGAAATTTTCTTTGTAAGATAAACCAGCATTTGATGAAAGTAGGGAAAAATCATCTTTATTTTCTCTATACTAAAGCTGGTCCTTCAAAATGATGTGATCTGTAGGCCCATCAGAATATATTctagatactgtatatactcatgtataagctgactcgtgtataagccaacTGCACTAAACATTTACCTAGAAACCAGTAAAAAATAATTGACTCGCGTATCAGCTGATGGTAGGAAACGCAGACCTCTGTGTGTCCCCCCACCCATGTGCAGAGTACTGTTGGCAGATTTTGGTAGAAGATTTTGATGGATGTTGCATATTTTGATGGATGTGCCACCCCCACCAGTACAGAGAATGTGAATCTGTTGTACTGGTCAGTTGTTTGTAGGAGTCGATTTGACATAAAGTGGTGCAAATAGTCCTGAGGGAGGTCTATCCTTTAAGAAACTGTCTGGACAACAATAATAAGCTGAGGACACTGCTTAAGTGCTTCTGATTAGGGCCCGGTGAAACCCATTAATCTACAGCAGCATGGGATAGTGTAATTAAAAACATTATGCAATTGATTGAACATGTGTTTATGCAGACCTTTGTGTCCTTCCCCCACCCCGAGCAGAATGTAAAGGCAGACCTGTGTCCCCTTAGTGTCCCAGCATATTTACAGCACTGTGTGGGTCTTTTGATTCTGACCCCCGCCTCCATCCCCACCCCGAGCATTCCTCTGTAGCCAAGTCAGTCACAGTAGCATTGCAAAGACACCCTCTAGTGGTGTCATAGAAATGCGAAATTGACTGAATTGGCTACAGAATAATCCTTGTGGTGCGGATGGCGGCAGGGATTGGAATCAAAAGACCACACAGTGCTGTAAATATGATGGGATACTCGCAGGAAAAACTAGTTTAAATCACAGGCCAGACACAGACAGCTTGCTGTacatggtggggagggggggggcttacAGTAAATCCAGCCCATTCCTGCACACGGCGGTGGTAGACAAAACCATCACCGCTCAGCTCCGTTAACCATATTGCGCTGGAGGGTGCACTTGGGGGCTTACTATTTCTTCATGACTCATGTTTAAGCCAAAACCTCCACTTTTGAACCACTGTTTTGGGCTAAAAAACTCAGCttatacacaaatatatacagtactttttaTGTTCAAAAAGTCTCTTTTATGATAATCCCCACTGCCAACAATTATTATTCATGATCAATAGACAACTTGAAAGTTCCACCTATCTTTACAGTTAAAGAGAATTTGAGCTTGATGTTAAACTAATCATTCTTGGAAAGGTGACTAACATGAACCAGAAGATGCATGATGCTTTCATCAAAAACAATGATCCAACAGCTTGTTTTTTACAGAGTACTTAGCAAGCtcacggtgaaccagaactcctaggagtgtgtaaggggctacaatggaccaaaaagctctcttactacaatgctatggaaaacatatgtttgccttcttaaaacagaaagtatttgtaattattcaggttggagtgggctccgagatgtctcccagtgcatcactgctgaaacagCTTGTTTGGAAATATTAAAACCTCAGTATTTAGCATTATTTCTTAATGTATTTACAAAGAAAGATAATCGTTGGAACAGAGTCAGACAATTCTGTGAACAATTTCTCACACCTGCAGTTACGGATTATATCTTCAGACAATCTTCTCTGACTGTAATACTGGGACTGGAAtctcttcagaatgatagaaagcaggaatataccttcaaatatttgtaaataactcatcagctgcagctctgtatgTTCCTGCATGTCTCTCTCTTTGCCTCCCagtctaaagtaaacagtttacaccc
It includes:
- the LOC137524281 gene encoding interferon-induced very large GTPase 1-like, translating into MASVEEASQTIRRARKKLVEIFEHDVEGLCDELNSLHLLSFNDYIYLQYDEDPFVRVEYMINIILQSGEPASEKFLDHLENMVLRFPALSTLPPCLVLDDKEKNFQELLEQMDMKNHLASKVTLSDLLCIGSENMKDVELNNFKDIPWHFLRNLMALNRTALNTQLTKPPITQESNVDDILAMFKPEQDTPTAFHPLDVLCVLLHCSDSFLQQEIVTKMAMCQFAIPLLLPAGDRSKCTFMLWAMRDIVKKWRPQSLVDSKGFREDNVVNIPMPIFSFVRLGKTKLSKSKILNQILNPAQQYHNFFIHHDMEGGNISRKISDGLVEISWYFPSGSSDVFPEPITVANLRGDLETNWEQFMFLTRVSSAVFIFLDSISEKEFTMLSTCSNTDTQFYFIVTLEPGKNINTETQTFLKQLVETLTIDIKHIVIKGTLNDAEFVKRLQDILKCFISKKSQQSSLQMAKNQTHGLPIDVDENFPECQKARACACNITAAITDVEEYKKGVMKLQGDLWKQLAKVEKELCRMTKQGDKDAQQYQDELKRQRISLHKAQHEHELPEAIMLFINGITHLSPVEKQYFLKWMKLELDVTARKNLSDLQIKYKEKYKSSSNNPGELKEVDQKISDSSLGIEHFLRELGQFYEAECSMVKENIITSERAQFIELPGIAADLLLDGFPLELIDGDASNIPLKWITDVLTQLNMKTGCVLTQLNMKAGCGGITGSKIRVITVLGVQSTGKSTLLNTMFGLQFPVASGRCTRGAFMTLLKVKHNLQEEMGCEFVLVIDTEGLKAPELASLEDSYEHDNELATLVVGLSDITIVNISMENTTEMKDILQIVVHAFLRMKEIGKRPNCQFVHQNVSDVSAHEKNMRDRKKLLEQLDEMTKVAAEMEKKGGVISFNDIMDYDLEKHSWYIPGLWQGVPPMAPVSSGYSESVHKLKQYLFEFLKTKSNPGTIVDFIKWIESLWRAVKHEKFIFSFRNSLVADAYNKLSMQFSLWEWEFSKKVYNYVISTETNIKNQPVESLDTETTEQYTIGVQRLMSEEEKKMLDLLEKYYDSKSDNVHLVEKYREDFRRSIHFLRKELERNALYKCSKAISIQRGKMEIKSIQNQYQELIEGKISDLLKTRKKRSKLNVKKLQEEFEAMWEKTLQNFKIKKLDRRDINQAILQQLSNDLTSRGPNVHETFMDVRNLGSHAQLAFKMHEKYIDGSWWKRFFGSLGMRNEAFLSVESLAVSLINECDKYIKEKVDSGEDYDNNFCQELLFMINRRLESATKHHISREFELDIKLIILGKATQMFQKMHDAFIKNNDPTACLERLKPQYLAIFLNIFQEKDESRNRARQFCQQCLTPAITDYVFKHLGEKIVDDILNGSESILFSSRSFFQCHILEHLLEKMSFQDYVKYIGSHRTFSETWILGYISKKYDGSASFEKLWKDIFSSIKKEIEAVLKDKTCLKSPDISLFLEKICEMLQTKLVISQNEMKVITFQNTAAVEQFSSDIQHSLTQVEQQILTNMRSLKIDSFLSKVTLKPQDELLRKVVGCGKQCPFCKVPCEAGGGDHKEHFSSIHRSQGLGRCRWEGDGTLTVDICSTLVVSNSSFKNSHTKGNWHPHKDYRTYYPDWAIQPDPSIESSDYWKYIFVQFNQQFAQEYNAKPAKLSEEWKKITKDQARDSLKKVFNMN